In a genomic window of Physeter macrocephalus isolate SW-GA chromosome 14, ASM283717v5, whole genome shotgun sequence:
- the LUC7L3 gene encoding luc7-like protein 3 isoform X6 codes for MISAAQLLDELMGRDRNLAPDEKRSNVRWDHESVCKYYLCGFCPAELFTNTRSDLGPCEKIHDENLRKQYEKSSRFMKVGYERDFLRYLQSLLAEVERRIRRGHARLALSQNQQSSGAAGPTGKNEEKIQVLTDKIDVLLQQIEELGSEGKVEEAQGMMKLVEQLKEERELLRSTTSTIESFAAQEKQMEVCEVCGAFLIVGDAQSRVDDHLMGKQHMGYAKIKATVEELKEKLRKRTEEPDRDERLKKEKQEREEREKEREREREERERKRRREEEEREKERARDRERRKRSRSRSRHSSRTSDRRCSRSRDHKRSRSRERRRSRSRDRRRSRSHDRSERKHRSRSRDRRRSKSRDRKSYKHRSKSRDREQDRKSKEKGQKIRLLD; via the exons ATGATTTCGGCCGCGCAATTGTTGGATGAGTTAATGGGCCGGGACCGAAACCTCGCCCCGGATGAGAAGCGCAGCAACGTGCGGTGGGACCACGAGAGC GTTTGTAAATATTATCTCTGTGGTTTTTGTCCTGCGGAATTGTTCACAAACACTCGTTCTGATCTTG GGCCTTGTGAAAAAATTCATGATGAAAATCTGCGAAAACA gtATGAGAAGAGTTCTCGTTTTATGAAAGTTGGCTATGAGAGAGATTTTCTGCGATACTTACAGAGCTTACTTGCAGAAGTAGAGCGTAGAATTAGACGAGGCCATGCTCGTTTGGCATTATCTCAAAACCAGCAGTCATCTGGG GCAGCTGGTCCAACaggcaaaaatgaagaaaaaattcagGTTCTAACAGATAAAATCGATGTACTCCTGCAGCAG ATTGAAGAATTAGGATCTGAAGGAAAAGTAGAAGAAGCCCAGGGAATGATGAAATTAGTTGAACagttaaaagaagagagagaattgcTTAGGTCCACAACTTCG ACAATTGAAAGTTTTGCCgcccaagaaaaacaaatggaagtTTGTGAAGTGTGTGGAGCCTTTTTGATAGTGGGAGATGCCCAGTCCCGGGTAGATGACCATTTGATGGGAAAACAGCACATGGGCTATGCCAAAATTAAAGCTACTGTAGAAGAATTAAAA gaaaaattaagaaaaagaactgaagaacCTGATCGTGATGAGcgtttaaaaaaggagaaacaggaacgagaagaaagagaaaaagaaagggagagagaaagggaagaaagagagaggaaaagacgaagagaagaggaagaaagagaaaaagaaagggctcgagacagagaaagaagaaagaggagtcGATCAAGGAGTCGTCACTCAAGCCGAACTTCTGACCGAAGATGCAGCAGGTCTCGGGACCACAAAAGATCACGAAGTAGAGAAAGAAGGCGAAGCAG AAGCAGAGATCGACGAAGAAGCAGAAGCCATGATAGATCAGAAAGAAAGCATAGATCTCGTAGTCGGGATCGAAGAAGATCAAAAAGCCGAGATCGAAAGTCATATAAGCACAGGAGCAAAAGTCGGGACAGAGAACAAGAtagaaaatccaaggagaaag GGCAGAAGATAAGATTATTGGACTGA
- the LUC7L3 gene encoding luc7-like protein 3 isoform X5, whose translation MISAAQLLDELMGRDRNLAPDEKRSNVRWDHESVCKYYLCGFCPAELFTNTRSDLGPCEKIHDENLRKQYEKSSRFMKVGYERDFLRYLQSLLAEVERRIRRGHARLALSQNQQSSGAAGPTGKNEEKIQVLTDKIDVLLQQIEELGSEGKVEEAQGMMKLVEQLKEERELLRSTTSTIESFAAQEKQMEVCEVCGAFLIVGDAQSRVDDHLMGKQHMGYAKIKATVEELKEKLRKRTEEPDRDERLKKEKQEREEREKEREREREERERKRRREEEEREKERARDRERRKRSRSRSRHSSRTSDRRCSRSRDHKRSRSRERRRSRSRDRRRSRSHDRSERKHRSRSRDRRRSKSRDRKSYKHRSKSRDREQDRKSKEKDYGQTGIFLVRCGGRSEDLIQRKLCIWSILKDWGRR comes from the exons ATGATTTCGGCCGCGCAATTGTTGGATGAGTTAATGGGCCGGGACCGAAACCTCGCCCCGGATGAGAAGCGCAGCAACGTGCGGTGGGACCACGAGAGC GTTTGTAAATATTATCTCTGTGGTTTTTGTCCTGCGGAATTGTTCACAAACACTCGTTCTGATCTTG GGCCTTGTGAAAAAATTCATGATGAAAATCTGCGAAAACA gtATGAGAAGAGTTCTCGTTTTATGAAAGTTGGCTATGAGAGAGATTTTCTGCGATACTTACAGAGCTTACTTGCAGAAGTAGAGCGTAGAATTAGACGAGGCCATGCTCGTTTGGCATTATCTCAAAACCAGCAGTCATCTGGG GCAGCTGGTCCAACaggcaaaaatgaagaaaaaattcagGTTCTAACAGATAAAATCGATGTACTCCTGCAGCAG ATTGAAGAATTAGGATCTGAAGGAAAAGTAGAAGAAGCCCAGGGAATGATGAAATTAGTTGAACagttaaaagaagagagagaattgcTTAGGTCCACAACTTCG ACAATTGAAAGTTTTGCCgcccaagaaaaacaaatggaagtTTGTGAAGTGTGTGGAGCCTTTTTGATAGTGGGAGATGCCCAGTCCCGGGTAGATGACCATTTGATGGGAAAACAGCACATGGGCTATGCCAAAATTAAAGCTACTGTAGAAGAATTAAAA gaaaaattaagaaaaagaactgaagaacCTGATCGTGATGAGcgtttaaaaaaggagaaacaggaacgagaagaaagagaaaaagaaagggagagagaaagggaagaaagagagaggaaaagacgaagagaagaggaagaaagagaaaaagaaagggctcgagacagagaaagaagaaagaggagtcGATCAAGGAGTCGTCACTCAAGCCGAACTTCTGACCGAAGATGCAGCAGGTCTCGGGACCACAAAAGATCACGAAGTAGAGAAAGAAGGCGAAGCAG AAGCAGAGATCGACGAAGAAGCAGAAGCCATGATAGATCAGAAAGAAAGCATAGATCTCGTAGTCGGGATCGAAGAAGATCAAAAAGCCGAGATCGAAAGTCATATAAGCACAGGAGCAAAAGTCGGGACAGAGAACAAGAtagaaaatccaaggagaaag ATTATGGACAAACAGGGATTTTCCTGGTGAGATGTGGAGGAAGGAGTGAAGACTTGATTCAGAGAAAACTCTGCATCTGGTCCATCTTGAAAGATTGG GGCAGAAGATAA